Below is a window of Pirellulales bacterium DNA.
AGGAGGGTGGCCTGCAAGTCGTGAACGTGGACCTTGTCGCGCGCGACCGAGAAGCCCAACTCGTCCGATTCGCCGTGCGTGTAGCCACCTTTCACGCCGCCGCCGGCCATCCACATGGTAAACACATCGGGATAGTGGTCGCGGCCCAACAGGGCGCTGGCGGCCGTGCGGCCCTCGCGGAACGGCGTGCGGCCAAACTCGCCGCCGCAGATGATCAACGTCTCTTCCAGCATACCCCGTTGCTTGAGGTCTTTAATCAAGGCCGCCACCGGCTGGTCCATGCTGGCGCACTTCTTGGTCAGGCCGTCCTTGATGTCGGTGTCGCCCCCCGTGCCGTGGAAATCCCATCCCCAGTCGAAAAGCTGCACGTATCGCACCCCTTGCTCGATCAGCCGCCGGGCCAAGAGACAGTTGTTGGCAAAGCTCGCCCCGCCCGGCTCGGCGCCGTAGGCCGCGATCGTTTCTTTCGGTTCCCGCGAAATGTCCATGACTTCGGGCACGGCGGTCTGCATGCGGAACGCCAGCTCATATTGAGCGATCCGCGTGAGCGTTTCCGGGTGTCCCATTTCGCGGGCCTGCATCTCATTGAGATCGCGCAGGGCGTCGAGCGTGTCACGTCGAATGCCGCGGTCCATACCCGCCGGGTCGGAGGCATAGAGCACGGGGTCGCCCTTGGAACGGCACTGCACGCCTTGAAACACCGACGGCAGAAACCCGCTGCCGAACGAGTTCTTGCCGCCGTTGGGCTGCACGCCGCTGGAGATCAACACCACGAAGCCCGGCAGATTCTCATTTTCGGAACCGAGGCCATACGTCACCCAGGCGCCCATCGAGGGCCGGCCGGAACGCGGCGAGCCGGTGTACAGCAGCAACTCGGCCGGGGCGTGGTTGAACTGATCGGTCGTCATCGAGCGGATGACGCACAACTCGTCGGCCACCAACTGCAAGTTCGGCAAAGCGTCCGAAAGCCAGACGCCGTTCTGGCCATATTGGGCGAACTGCCGCGGGGTGCCCAGCAGCTTGGGCGTGCCGGACGTGAAGGCGAACCGCTTGCCCTTGATGAACGAATCGGGGCAGGGCTGACCGTCGAGCTTGACCAGCTCGGGTTTGTAGTCGTACAGATCGAGGTGCGGGGGCGAGCCGGTGAGGTGCAAGTAGATGACCTGCTTGGCCTTGGGCGCGAAGTGCGGCGCGCGGGGCGCGAGCGGGTTGACCACCTGCGAGGTGGCGGCCGAGAGATCGCGAGCGACGAGCGACGCCAGGGCCGCCGCGCCCAGCCCGAGCTGGCAGTCTTTCAAGAAGTGCCGCCGCGTGACGGCGCGGGCCTGCTCGGCTGGCACTTCAGCGGAACGTGAACGAAACGTTGTGGCTTGCACAGAACGGCAGGGATCCATAGGCGGGCATTCGGGTCGGTGGATCAAGGGGCGGGTCTATCCAGTTTACCGCAATGCCGCTAAGAATCCACCCAGGGGTGATGGTGCGATGGTGCCGTCGCGGAAATCGCGGGGTTGGCGATTCTTTCGCCACTCTCGGCGAAAGAATCGCCAGCGGGCCGGGACCGGCCTGCGCAAAACGGCCCCTGTGCGCCGCCCACGAAGGCCGAACCGGCCGAATCGCTCGGACGCCGCGGCCACTCTCTTCCGTGTTTCCTGTCCCCTGTTCCCTATCCTGGGCCCGCCGTCCGCTTCATGGCCGAATTGCGCGACGACGAGGTCGCCTCGTTTGTCACCTCCGCGCGAAAACGGGGCGGAGGGGCCGCCGATTTCAGAACGGTGGAACAGATGGGAAGAAACAGGCACACGAGCGTAGCGGCGGTTATCGCCGTATCGCCCACTCGCGTGGGAAATCCGTTTGCACGGGCCACCCCACGGGTGTAGGATCACCGGAAACGAGCGGGCTCGTTGCCTGCGCCGTTGCGTGTCG
It encodes the following:
- a CDS encoding DUF1501 domain-containing protein: MDPCRSVQATTFRSRSAEVPAEQARAVTRRHFLKDCQLGLGAAALASLVARDLSAATSQVVNPLAPRAPHFAPKAKQVIYLHLTGSPPHLDLYDYKPELVKLDGQPCPDSFIKGKRFAFTSGTPKLLGTPRQFAQYGQNGVWLSDALPNLQLVADELCVIRSMTTDQFNHAPAELLLYTGSPRSGRPSMGAWVTYGLGSENENLPGFVVLISSGVQPNGGKNSFGSGFLPSVFQGVQCRSKGDPVLYASDPAGMDRGIRRDTLDALRDLNEMQAREMGHPETLTRIAQYELAFRMQTAVPEVMDISREPKETIAAYGAEPGGASFANNCLLARRLIEQGVRYVQLFDWGWDFHGTGGDTDIKDGLTKKCASMDQPVAALIKDLKQRGMLEETLIICGGEFGRTPFREGRTAASALLGRDHYPDVFTMWMAGGGVKGGYTHGESDELGFSVARDKVHVHDLQATLLHLLGFDHTRLVYRFQGRDYRLTDVHGEVVRALLV